In a genomic window of candidate division WOR-3 bacterium:
- a CDS encoding carbohydrate ABC transporter permease produces MRRYILLFLFSILYIFPFYYMILVALRPEVLSFSMNILPKNLTLENFERIFKYHSFGRYFLNSLIVSFSGAFFSTLFAFLCAYAFAKEDFPLKNFLYNIFVSTLLVPGILFMIPQFLIVVYLGWLNTFWGLVVPHLANVFGFIFLTEYIKKIPDDLIHSALIDGASKFLIIFKIIFPLSLPMLLTIFLLSFQFHWNNFLWQLLVTTKSSMFTIPVGLASLSSMYQEYYGAKMSGATLSILPIVILFLIFQRYFIQGIIRGGLKF; encoded by the coding sequence ATGAGAAGATATATATTGCTTTTTCTTTTTTCAATTCTTTATATTTTTCCCTTTTATTATATGATTCTTGTTGCTTTAAGACCTGAGGTTCTTTCATTTTCTATGAACATTTTACCTAAGAATTTAACCTTGGAAAATTTTGAAAGGATCTTCAAGTATCATTCTTTTGGGAGATATTTTTTAAACAGTTTAATTGTTTCTTTTTCAGGAGCCTTTTTTTCAACTCTTTTCGCCTTTTTGTGTGCTTATGCTTTTGCCAAGGAGGATTTTCCCTTAAAGAATTTTCTTTATAACATATTTGTTTCCACTCTTTTAGTTCCAGGTATTCTTTTTATGATTCCTCAATTTTTAATTGTTGTTTATTTAGGATGGCTAAATACCTTCTGGGGGCTTGTTGTTCCTCATCTTGCCAATGTTTTTGGTTTTATCTTTTTAACTGAATACATAAAAAAAATTCCCGATGATTTAATACATTCTGCTTTGATTGATGGTGCTTCAAAATTTTTGATTATTTTTAAAATTATTTTCCCCCTTTCTTTACCTATGCTATTAACAATTTTCTTATTATCCTTTCAATTTCACTGGAATAATTTCCTGTGGCAACTTCTTGTAACGACAAAGAGTAGTATGTTTACAATTCCTGTCGGTCTTGCCAGCTTAAGTTCTATGTATCAGGAATATTATGGTGCAAAAATGTCAGGGGCAACTCTTTCAATATTACCGATTGTTATTTTATTTTTAATCTTTCAGAGATATTTTATTCAGGGTATAATAAGGGGAGGATTAAAATTTTAA
- a CDS encoding S1C family serine protease, whose product MKKITLTLIFINLLNSQNLKKIEDEIIEFYKKVSPSIFELKFKNLWSTGFSFEKNRIITILPEVEEGENIYFYDIEGKEYKGEIEGWDEATHIALIKTEENLKVPEFSKFEHNFPKLLISFSIKGKGNFLLLTVYDEKKGKIFIEGNVPPSFSGAPILNTEGKIVGILRGKRVSFEIFESIDIEELKEKHPFILYPESKLSEFPYKTIGYTYDHILKRVNLIKEKGKIYEGFLGVLIDYKEKEGIYIKRILKDSPAEKAGLNEGDIILSYAGNEYKDLKDFVDDVKNTTPGSEVKMEIKRNDEIKTVKVKIGKREKGYKIKLKEKLKDLFKDWFEE is encoded by the coding sequence TTGAAAAAAATCACTTTAACTTTAATTTTCATAAATCTTTTAAACTCACAGAATCTTAAAAAAATTGAAGATGAAATAATTGAATTCTATAAAAAGGTTTCACCTTCAATCTTTGAATTAAAATTTAAAAACCTCTGGAGCACAGGATTTTCTTTTGAAAAAAATAGAATAATTACAATTTTACCAGAAGTAGAAGAAGGTGAAAATATATATTTTTACGATATAGAGGGAAAGGAATATAAAGGAGAAATTGAGGGATGGGATGAAGCAACTCATATTGCCCTTATAAAAACTGAGGAAAATCTGAAAGTTCCAGAATTCTCAAAATTCGAGCATAATTTTCCGAAACTTCTAATTTCTTTCTCTATAAAGGGAAAAGGAAATTTCTTACTACTCACTGTATACGACGAAAAAAAAGGAAAAATCTTCATAGAAGGTAATGTTCCACCTTCTTTTTCTGGAGCTCCAATTTTAAATACAGAAGGAAAAATAGTTGGAATTTTGAGAGGAAAAAGAGTTTCTTTTGAGATTTTTGAAAGTATAGATATTGAAGAATTAAAAGAAAAACATCCATTTATCCTTTATCCTGAATCAAAACTTTCTGAATTTCCTTATAAAACAATAGGTTACACCTATGACCATATCTTAAAAAGAGTTAATCTTATAAAGGAAAAAGGTAAAATTTATGAAGGTTTCCTTGGAGTCTTGATAGATTATAAAGAAAAGGAAGGAATTTATATTAAAAGAATTCTTAAAGACTCACCTGCAGAGAAAGCTGGATTAAATGAAGGTGATATTATTTTAAGTTACGCTGGAAATGAATATAAGGATTTAAAGGATTTTGTTGATGATGTAAAAAATACAACACCAGGAAGTGAAGTAAAAATGGAAATAAAAAGAAATGATGAAATCAAAACTGTTAAGGTAAAAATAGGAAAAAGAGAAAAAGGTTATAAAATCAAATTAAAAGAAAAATTAAAAGATTTATTCAAGGATTGGTTTGAAGAATAG
- a CDS encoding SBBP repeat-containing protein — protein MDKLIFFISITWAYALEGINPNQLSSQNVKSWINDYIGFEKNFGQVKDFEGKPVKDVLIRAKLPNFGIFITRKGVSYVIYSYIGKKNFDKRNRLLHPEENKSEVSYARIDVDLIDANIKEENIDFEDPLPGYTNYYLPSCPDGVLGVITYRKVRIREIYPGIDWVWRYEDGKVHHQFELKPFADISRIRMDIKYADVEIKDGKKLILKTPISQIEDGEILAYQASKEAKVLYDFKEGYITFTANYSRENTLIIDPPLALLWATYYGGSDWDEGWSIATDVGGNVVLTGVTHSADFPTYNPGGNTYYQGTIAGYDDAFILKFNNSGVRIWATYYGGSDYEFSFSITTDPNANIFVTGRTRSTDFPTYNPGGNAYYQGTIAGGSDIFILKFDISGEREWATYYGGSSYESGYSITTDADANVFLTGETSSTNFPTYDPGGNAYYQGTYGGEWADAFILKFDNFGVRKWATYYGGDSADVGISITTDASGNVFLTGGTRSANFPLQDPGGGAYYQGTKAGYSDVFILKFDNSGVRKWATYYGGNYREGGYSITTDVSGNVFLTGRTESTNFPTQDPGGGAYYQTNAGGDDPFILKFDNSGVRLWATYYGGNDNDEGTSITTDASGNVFLTGITCSIDFPTYNPGGYAYYQGYVGACEAFILEFNNSGVRKWATYYGGSDGEWGVSIATDVSGNIFVTGITSSNDFPTFYPGGNTYYQVVYAGNGDAFILKFESSISVKENLNSFKEKNNLYVLRNSKSLVLVFDIKNPSEIELDFYNINGSLIEKRDYGYFEKGMQRLEINLSGINKNTYFIKVKMGKYTETIKVLNVE, from the coding sequence ATGGATAAATTAATTTTCTTCATCTCAATAACCTGGGCATATGCCCTTGAAGGAATAAATCCAAACCAGTTGTCTTCTCAAAATGTTAAATCTTGGATAAATGATTATATTGGATTTGAAAAGAATTTCGGACAGGTAAAAGATTTTGAAGGAAAACCTGTAAAGGATGTTCTTATAAGGGCAAAACTTCCAAACTTTGGTATTTTCATAACAAGGAAAGGAGTATCTTATGTTATATACTCATATATAGGAAAGAAAAATTTTGATAAAAGGAATAGATTACTTCATCCAGAGGAAAACAAAAGTGAAGTTTCCTATGCAAGGATTGATGTTGACCTTATAGATGCAAATATAAAAGAGGAGAATATAGATTTTGAAGACCCTTTACCTGGATATACAAACTATTATCTTCCATCATGTCCAGATGGAGTTCTTGGAGTTATAACTTATAGAAAGGTGAGGATAAGGGAAATTTATCCAGGTATTGATTGGGTATGGAGATATGAGGATGGTAAAGTTCATCATCAGTTTGAGTTAAAGCCCTTTGCTGATATATCAAGGATAAGGATGGATATAAAGTATGCAGATGTTGAGATTAAAGATGGTAAGAAACTTATACTTAAAACTCCTATTTCTCAAATAGAGGATGGTGAAATTCTTGCGTATCAAGCTTCAAAAGAGGCAAAAGTTCTTTATGATTTTAAGGAAGGTTATATTACCTTTACTGCAAATTATTCAAGGGAAAATACTTTAATAATAGATCCACCACTTGCACTTTTATGGGCTACTTATTATGGAGGAAGTGATTGGGATGAAGGCTGGTCAATTGCAACGGATGTAGGTGGTAATGTTGTTCTAACAGGAGTAACTCATTCAGCTGATTTTCCAACATATAATCCAGGTGGAAATACTTATTATCAAGGAACAATAGCAGGATATGATGATGCATTCATATTAAAATTCAACAATTCCGGAGTAAGAATCTGGGCTACTTATTATGGTGGAAGTGATTACGAGTTTAGCTTTTCAATTACAACAGATCCAAATGCTAATATTTTTGTAACTGGACGCACAAGGTCAACTGATTTTCCAACATATAATCCAGGTGGAAATGCTTATTATCAGGGAACAATTGCAGGAGGTAGTGATATATTCATTTTAAAATTTGACATTTCCGGGGAAAGAGAATGGGCAACTTATTATGGAGGAAGTTCGTATGAAAGTGGTTATTCAATTACAACAGATGCAGATGCCAATGTTTTTTTAACCGGAGAGACTTCTTCAACTAATTTTCCCACTTATGATCCGGGTGGAAATGCTTATTATCAGGGAACATATGGTGGAGAATGGGCTGATGCCTTCATTTTAAAATTTGATAATTTTGGTGTTAGAAAATGGGCTACTTATTATGGTGGAGATTCTGCAGATGTTGGCATATCAATTACAACGGATGCAAGCGGTAATGTTTTTTTAACAGGAGGAACTCGTTCAGCTAATTTTCCTCTACAGGACCCAGGTGGAGGTGCATATTATCAGGGAACAAAGGCTGGATATAGTGATGTATTCATTTTAAAATTTGACAATTCAGGTGTAAGGAAATGGGCTACTTATTATGGAGGAAATTATAGAGAAGGTGGCTATTCAATTACAACAGATGTAAGTGGTAATGTTTTCTTAACAGGAAGGACTGAATCAACTAATTTTCCTACACAGGACCCAGGTGGAGGTGCTTATTATCAAACAAACGCAGGAGGAGATGATCCATTCATTTTAAAATTTGATAATTCAGGAGTAAGGCTATGGGCTACTTATTATGGAGGAAATGATAATGATGAGGGCACATCAATTACAACAGATGCAAGTGGTAATGTTTTCTTAACAGGAATAACTTGTTCAATTGATTTTCCTACATATAATCCGGGTGGTTATGCTTATTATCAGGGATATGTCGGAGCTTGTGAGGCATTTATTTTAGAATTTAACAATTCAGGTGTAAGAAAATGGGCTACTTATTATGGAGGAAGTGATGGTGAGTGGGGGGTCTCAATTGCAACAGATGTAAGTGGTAATATTTTTGTAACAGGAATTACTTCTTCAAATGATTTTCCAACATTTTATCCGGGTGGAAATACTTATTATCAGGTAGTATATGCAGGAAATGGTGATGCATTTATTTTAAAATTTGAAAGCAGTATTTCAGTTAAGGAAAATTTAAATTCTTTTAAGGAAAAAAATAATCTTTATGTATTAAGGAACTCAAAATCCCTTGTTTTAGTTTTTGATATAAAAAATCCCTCTGAAATAGAATTAGATTTCTATAACATAAATGGTTCATTAATTGAAAAGAGAGATTATGGGTATTTTGAGAAAGGGATGCAGAGGCTTGAAATAAACTTATCTGGAATTAATAAGAACACCTATTTTATAAAGGTTAAGATGGGAAAATATACGGAAACTATAAAGGTTTTAAATGTTGAATAA
- a CDS encoding nucleotide sugar dehydrogenase produces MISEIIKKIKKRDLKIGIIGLGYVGLPLAELFLKKGFKVLGFDISEVKIKNFKKGIFGIEDINEEFLKEKINSSEFNVSYDERIIKEMDAIFICVPTPVTKERVPDLSFVLNAANSVKRNIKKGDIIVLKSTTFPETTEKILLPIFEEDNFKVGRDFYLGYVPERVNPGDKEFTIDKIPVVTSGVTKNCLKVINEIYKEIVPMVFPVSSPKVAEMAKIYENMFRNVNIALSNQMAILCDRMGIDVWEVIEAAKTKPFGFMPFYPGPGVGGHCIPVDPYYLSFKAKEYDMEIDFITLAAKVNDDMPYYVVDRILKILNREKILPSESKVLIFGVAFKRDISDVRNSPAIKIISILKDMVKKVDYIDPYVPEIKEFNKKSLNYKKNILKKYDLVIILTNHSIFPYEEILENSKLIFDTRGVYRIKNKKIYKLGGGN; encoded by the coding sequence ATGATTTCTGAAATTATAAAAAAAATTAAAAAAAGGGATTTAAAAATTGGTATAATAGGACTTGGTTATGTGGGACTCCCTCTTGCTGAACTTTTTTTAAAAAAAGGTTTTAAAGTTTTAGGATTTGATATATCTGAAGTAAAAATTAAAAATTTTAAAAAGGGTATATTCGGAATTGAGGATATAAATGAAGAATTTTTAAAGGAAAAAATTAATAGCAGTGAGTTTAATGTGAGTTATGATGAAAGAATAATAAAGGAAATGGATGCAATTTTTATATGTGTTCCAACTCCTGTTACAAAGGAAAGGGTCCCTGATCTTTCTTTTGTTTTAAATGCAGCAAATTCTGTTAAGAGAAATATAAAAAAGGGAGATATTATAGTTCTTAAATCAACTACTTTTCCTGAAACCACTGAAAAAATTTTATTGCCTATTTTTGAAGAAGATAATTTTAAAGTAGGAAGGGATTTTTATTTAGGTTATGTTCCTGAAAGGGTAAATCCTGGTGATAAAGAATTTACAATTGATAAAATTCCTGTTGTAACAAGCGGTGTTACAAAAAATTGTTTAAAGGTTATAAATGAGATTTATAAGGAAATAGTCCCTATGGTATTTCCTGTTTCTTCACCAAAAGTTGCTGAGATGGCAAAAATTTATGAAAACATGTTCAGGAATGTTAATATAGCCCTTTCAAATCAGATGGCTATTTTATGTGACAGAATGGGGATTGATGTATGGGAGGTGATAGAAGCAGCAAAGACAAAGCCTTTTGGTTTTATGCCCTTTTATCCAGGTCCTGGTGTTGGTGGTCATTGTATTCCTGTTGACCCTTATTATTTATCCTTTAAAGCAAAGGAATATGATATGGAGATTGATTTTATAACCCTTGCCGCAAAGGTTAATGATGATATGCCCTATTATGTAGTGGATAGAATTTTAAAAATTTTAAACAGGGAGAAAATACTTCCATCAGAATCAAAGGTGCTTATCTTTGGTGTTGCTTTTAAAAGGGATATATCTGATGTAAGAAATTCGCCCGCTATAAAAATTATTTCTATTTTAAAGGATATGGTAAAGAAAGTTGATTATATTGACCCTTATGTCCCTGAGATAAAAGAATTTAATAAAAAAAGTTTAAATTATAAAAAGAATATTTTAAAGAAATATGATTTAGTAATTATTTTAACTAACCATTCTATTTTCCCTTATGAGGAGATACTTGAAAATTCAAAATTGATATTTGATACAAGAGGGGTCTATAGAATAAAAAATAAGAAAATTTATAAACTTGGAGGAGGTAATTAG
- a CDS encoding secondary thiamine-phosphate synthase enzyme YjbQ yields the protein MKSYTEYIWFNTKKKKELVHITDKIEEIVKKSGIKEGFCLISAMHVTASVFVNDYESGIMEDIIDWLEKLAPYKKDYKHHLTGEDNADAHLKSLLMHHQVIVPVTDGKLDLGPWQRIFYAEFDGQRRKRVVVKILGE from the coding sequence ATGAAATCCTATACAGAGTATATATGGTTTAATACAAAGAAGAAAAAAGAACTTGTTCATATTACTGATAAAATAGAGGAAATTGTAAAAAAAAGCGGAATCAAAGAGGGATTTTGTCTTATATCAGCAATGCATGTTACGGCTTCTGTATTTGTTAATGATTATGAATCAGGGATAATGGAGGATATAATAGATTGGCTTGAGAAATTGGCTCCCTATAAAAAAGATTATAAACATCACTTAACAGGTGAAGATAATGCTGATGCTCATTTAAAATCTCTCTTAATGCATCACCAAGTTATAGTTCCCGTTACAGATGGAAAACTTGATTTAGGTCCATGGCAGAGAATTTTTTATGCTGAATTTGATGGGCAGAGAAGAAAAAGAGTTGTTGTAAAAATCTTAGGAGAATAG
- a CDS encoding sugar ABC transporter permease yields the protein MKRFFPFIFIIPFLIVFTLFLFLPLFFSLYISFCKIENYYNIFESLKFVGLNNFLKILKDPEIIWSIIASFIYGILYVPLLVIISLFLANLLNNPLLKLKRFFRTIYFFPFLLDTFVVGIVLTLIFAFPYGFIYKILSYLKLTSFFKKGFLQDPYLVFLTVSISMAIKNSGFGMLLFLAGMQSIPESIYEAARIDGANSIQIFKKITFPLIKPIVYFVAFFGFIGAFSAFSEFYSMTGGGPQINILNYTLSETSVSGLVLYRFASQLKLPEAASFSFVLFILFLIIYFSTKKYKEV from the coding sequence ATGAAAAGATTTTTTCCTTTTATTTTCATAATCCCCTTTTTAATTGTTTTTACTCTTTTTCTTTTTTTACCTCTTTTTTTTTCTCTTTACATAAGTTTTTGTAAAATAGAAAACTATTATAACATTTTTGAATCTTTAAAATTTGTTGGATTGAACAATTTTTTAAAAATTTTAAAAGACCCTGAAATTATATGGTCAATTATTGCAAGTTTTATTTATGGAATTTTATATGTCCCACTTTTAGTTATTATTTCATTATTTCTTGCAAATCTTTTAAATAATCCTTTACTTAAACTTAAAAGATTTTTTAGAACAATTTACTTTTTTCCTTTTTTACTTGATACCTTTGTTGTTGGTATTGTTTTAACTTTGATTTTTGCTTTCCCTTATGGTTTTATTTATAAAATTCTTTCCTATTTAAAACTTACAAGTTTTTTTAAAAAGGGATTTTTACAAGACCCTTATCTTGTTTTTTTAACTGTTTCAATTTCAATGGCTATAAAAAATTCAGGTTTTGGAATGCTTTTATTCCTTGCAGGAATGCAGTCAATACCAGAATCTATATATGAGGCTGCAAGAATTGATGGAGCAAATTCCATTCAGATTTTTAAAAAAATTACCTTTCCCCTTATAAAGCCAATTGTTTATTTTGTGGCTTTTTTTGGATTTATAGGAGCTTTTTCTGCCTTTTCAGAGTTTTATTCAATGACAGGAGGTGGTCCGCAGATTAATATTTTAAATTACACTTTAAGTGAAACAAGTGTTTCAGGTTTAGTTCTTTATAGATTTGCTTCTCAACTTAAGTTACCTGAAGCAGCCAGTTTTTCCTTTGTTCTTTTTATTCTCTTTTTAATTATATATTTTTCAACAAAAAAGTATAAGGAAGTATGA
- a CDS encoding extracellular solute-binding protein, with protein sequence MCKRVERKELSIWVSYNDEEFKVFNEIVKEFEEKENIKILVQRVPFEGMFEKILTSVISGQNPDIARLDIAQVYLLAKKGILFPLDTSYFKDILKDIYEAPLKSSYYEGKLYGIPDQVTCILLFYNKKLFKEKGLDTLKPPSNWEEFLIYAKKLTDEKKEIFGFGMRNTLWWDLPFFYTFGSEVFDEKGNPQFLDEKFKKALVFKRDLYLKYKIEGGAFLEGAINPDMGFINEKYAMIFSGPWKIKDLQKIKFPFGISLIPEGEAGSFTSLGGTQMVIFKNTKNSEKAMKFLKYIISSEVQAKWANTLGQIPVNKKAIDYINFEKNKFMKILIEAIEKTKPRPQIAEYPEVERIYIQEVSLFLKGERDIEETIKNLQERILKVIK encoded by the coding sequence ATGTGTAAAAGGGTTGAAAGAAAAGAATTATCAATATGGGTATCCTATAACGATGAAGAATTTAAAGTCTTCAATGAAATAGTTAAAGAATTTGAAGAAAAAGAAAATATTAAAATTTTAGTCCAGAGAGTTCCCTTTGAAGGAATGTTTGAAAAAATATTAACATCAGTTATAAGTGGACAGAATCCGGATATTGCAAGACTTGATATAGCACAGGTCTATTTACTTGCCAAAAAAGGAATTCTATTTCCCCTTGATACCTCTTATTTTAAAGATATTTTAAAGGATATTTATGAAGCTCCCCTAAAATCTTCTTATTATGAGGGTAAACTTTACGGAATCCCTGACCAAGTAACATGCATATTACTTTTCTATAACAAAAAATTATTTAAAGAAAAAGGACTTGATACTTTAAAACCTCCTTCTAACTGGGAAGAATTTTTAATTTATGCAAAAAAATTAACTGATGAAAAAAAAGAAATTTTTGGTTTTGGAATGAGAAATACTTTATGGTGGGATTTACCTTTCTTTTATACCTTTGGCTCAGAAGTTTTTGATGAAAAGGGAAATCCGCAATTTTTAGATGAAAAATTTAAAAAAGCTCTCGTTTTTAAAAGAGATTTATATCTTAAATACAAAATAGAAGGTGGGGCATTTCTTGAAGGTGCTATAAATCCTGATATGGGATTTATAAATGAAAAATATGCTATGATTTTTTCAGGTCCATGGAAAATAAAAGATTTACAAAAAATTAAATTCCCCTTTGGAATCTCTCTTATTCCAGAAGGTGAAGCAGGCTCATTTACTTCACTTGGGGGAACACAGATGGTGATATTTAAAAATACAAAAAATAGTGAAAAAGCAATGAAATTTTTAAAATACATAATATCATCTGAAGTGCAGGCAAAATGGGCAAATACCTTAGGGCAGATTCCAGTAAATAAAAAAGCTATTGATTACATTAATTTTGAAAAAAATAAATTTATGAAAATACTAATAGAGGCAATTGAAAAAACAAAACCAAGACCCCAGATTGCTGAATACCCTGAAGTAGAAAGAATATATATTCAGGAAGTTTCTCTTTTTTTAAAAGGAGAAAGGGATATTGAAGAAACAATAAAAAATTTACAGGAGAGAATCTTAAAAGTAATTAAATGA